The sequence below is a genomic window from Etheostoma cragini isolate CJK2018 chromosome 20, CSU_Ecrag_1.0, whole genome shotgun sequence.
ATCGACCATGAGCCCATCTGTCCCTTTGTCACCACCTGTACAACCAGACCCAGCATTTTACTATACCTCTAGTAAATATCCACCGTTTGTTCAAAAACATCCCAgtgctttcattttcatttatataaaacattttttcccacataaaatctcaataaaataaagttgctCTTAGTAGATATCAGGACAAAGATTATAACAAAATTGGAGTAAAAAAATCTCACAGTGAACACTAGGAACAAGAGCCTGACAGCCTGACTGCCCCCCCAATGATTTTAACATGTGACACAAATACAGCAGCAGGAACAGGAGATGGAGTAGTTCAGCATGAAGCAAATTGACCGACCGGACTGAAGGTTTCCTTAActacattttgtgtaattaagTGTTGTTAGAGTGAAACTAAATCAAATGAGACAtattaaagcagaaaaaaatcctcaatCATCTGGACTGTTGCCATTTAATGGTATCAAAATAATACCCATCAGCAGATATTTGAACACTCGTTTACCTTaattttaaaggaataattgATATTTATGATAAACAATTATCTGATTAACACACTGTTCAGGTCAAGTTGGCCTCAGGGAGTCGTTTGCTCACATTACAGATACAAGCATTAAAGGCATGTGGAGAAGTCTTTTTAAGGAGATTACAAACCCATGAAGTGATGAGAGAAATCTCAAAAGATCCCACCGGAAGTCTGAGAAATCATGGAATTCTCTGAAAACATCCACAAACACGAAAAGGAATGTGATCCTCATCTTCCTGCACCGGAGCGACTCAAAGTGGGACTCTAACAAGGTCACGGTGTGTTGAACACCTACCATCTGCCACCTGACATACAGTAAAACACTGGTGTAacaatcaataaaaataaacgGGATTGTCATGGTCATGGAGATTTACTTCCATCTTTTAAATCTTTGAAGATTTGTTTTCCTACCCTCAAAGGAAATTTTATGTCAACCGGAAAATTAAACCGCTTATCTGTTTGTTTAAACTTACAAAACCCCACACTATCTTGTTTGTGTTCAGACTCATTATGTCCGCTGCCATCGGTTGGCCACAGTCACTTAGCAGCCCAGTATCTGTGGAGTAGTGTTCAAATACTCAGACACCTTTTCTCCCCCTCAGAGGGGTCAGTGGTATTGACAAGAATGAAGACACACATCGCTGGCACAGTCCGTCGCAATGTTGAcgtacctgtgtgtgtttttatgtttgagaGACACAAGAGATCATACATTGCTCATCTAGTGGCACATCTTTCTCCAGTCCTGATTCCACCTTTCCCATTAGCTACCTCATCTGGACCCTTTAATTGAAGAGAACTCacacaagagagaaaaataaaatcagctaTTAGGCAAAAGTTCCCAAAAGTTCACATTACAGTACTTTTAAGTCTcattagacaaaacaaaaaatacaaaatggcagagagaaaaaagcttACACTCAATCACCATCATTTTCAATAACTACataggaaaatgtttttgattagatatattatcatcattaacatcataattattattcattattattgtcaccattgtcatctttttttcttttttttttttgctcaggGATCAAACGGAGTGGGGGCTGGGGATCAGTCACTGGGAGGAAGCCTTGGTGGCTATCGTGGAGACACAGTGCTGCTGGAAGTTTGGGGACATGGCCGAGTTGCAGCCCAGTCTCTGACGGGGGCCCTTCAGCCCTCCGTCGCCCTCTACGATCCAGGGGCTGCCGCTGGCCTCTTTCCCAAGCAGGCTGCAGCAGCCGGGGGGCGGCGGGGCGGCGTTCGGTACCGTGGTGCTAACCGGCAGGCCTTTGGGCTGCTCGCTGGCAGGGGTGAAGTCTGCGTTGTGACTCTGAAGCACGCTGGTGATGTGGTTCAGAAGGTCATTGAAAAACTCTGGGACGCCCTCATAACCTGACAACACAGGGGGACATCAGTCAGTTCAGCTAATTCAGCCTTGGAACCAGATTCCAGATGTAGCAGCTTTTTTACGTGTATAGCATAGTTTAGTATAACCAGAGTAAACTGCCATTTCGTTTTACTCAATTATTTGAAAAAGTGAAGagtaaaaaacacatgtatgcAGCATTTCAAAGATCTGGAACCAGGCTATATAGTACAATTGTCTTCTATCCAGTACTCCTTATAAAATAggattattattcattttaatgcaaTGCCTGAGATGTGAGGATCtatttcacaaaagcagaatttagAAATCCACAATAACAGAGTGTAACTTAGGTGCGTTTTAAAAGGTCAAGCCAGGCTGAGGTGCTTTTGTTCCGATATATGCACGTTCATGACCGCAAGCTCAATCACAGATGTGCTAAGtctaaaatggagaaaatgtaatgtgcatCCTTTACATAGAGTGAGCAGCAGCTTTTTACAAGTCATTTGcctgatgcttttatttaaagcgTCTCACAATTgttatatatgtcagaggttactatgggttaagtgtcttgctgaGGGACACAATCGAACCCaagtctcccacaccaaaggcatgtgtcatatccactgtaCCATCACCACCCCTTCTTCTTGAGGAAGTATGATGAAGtgaaacacattatttgtagtaaaaaaaaaaaaaaaatggccgTTGTAATGAAACAGCAAGAGAAAGCgttgcaaatgaaaaatgcGAGGCATAGTTTCCGTCTTTACATATACGCTTTGCTTCCTCATATCTCTATATGTggacatagaaaagaaagacactgaaGAAATCGTACTCCGAAATCTATAAACTATAAAGATAAATAATACAATCaatgcacactgtaaacatgacCGTGACACAGAGTATTCATTATTTCCCTCCAGAAAAATATAAGGTCAAAAACCATTGAGGTGTCCTCTCCCTGTGAATGTACACTACAGCCTAAAGTATATAGCTAATGGTCCAGTGGACTAAGACTAAAATCATGGATGAATTTGGATAGGTTTTTATAATTGTACAATCCTCTGAAATTATACTCGCGGTTTACTTGACAGGACACAAATTGTGTGCCAagaatgttaaataaaatgcacGTGGTAGAGTAATATACATGATCCTACATGGTTCAAGAATACAAAACGAAATAAATCAACTAAAATATGACCAGTCTGTCATTGTTAGAACCACTATTGAAACGCACATGTATAGAACTTTAAACATTGTCCTTCATCACTTAAGgacttcatttaaaacacatttgctgtaTCAGCCTTTTCTAATTATCTCAAATGCCGCCATTATATATTAATCAAACTTTTaacaacaatatgaacagcaATTTTCATACagcacagattaaaaaaaaaggtcaggcCTCCCTTTATGGGTTATTCTGGTTTTATAgattctacttttgtgcaataCCCCCCATGTCACTAtagataaatataataaaaataaaacaaacaagacaccCAAATAAACTACAACCTGCCCCTATGGATGGGAGGCTGCACCTACCAGGGAATGCATTGATGTCGATGACGGCGTGTTGGCCCGTTTGGTTGTTGATGATGACGTCGATGCCAAACAAGGACACGCCCAGCGCCTGCCGCAATGACCTGGACAACTCTCTGATGACATCGTCGCTGGGTGGCTGAGACTCCACGTTCTCTCTCTGAgataaacataaatattaaaGATTATTAGCAACAAAACTCATAAAGAGCTGGTGCTAGATTACCGCAGGAATAGGAGGCCCCTGTCCCTGTTACCATCCagggggaggaagtggagaggGTCGACTCTTACAAGTACCTTAGGgttcaaatcaataaaaaactGGACAGGTCCCACAACAACGAGGCCCTCTGCAGGAAGGGACAGAGCAGACTGTTCTTCCTGAGGAGACGCAGATCCTTCAGTGTGTGCAGCAGGCTCCTGGAGATATTTTAGCAGTCTGTAGTAATCAGCGCACTGTTCTGTTCTGTGGTGTGATGGACTGGTGGCATCAACGCTGGTAAGACCAGCAGACCCACCAAGCTGACGAGGAAGGCCAGCTCTGTGGTCGGGCTGAAACTGGACAGTCTGGAGTCAGTGGCGGATGATGGGCAAAAATAAAGCCATCCTAGACAACCCCTTTCATGACGAGCTGTGGCAGATGGGCAGCTCATTCAGCCACAGGATCATCCCCACCCAAGTTCAAAACTGAGCGCTTCAGGCGCTCCTTTGTGCCCGCTGCTATCAGACTGTACAACTGCAGTGTGAACCACCGactagaacacacacacacacagagccattTCTCCACAACGTCTGGGCCACTCAAAACACTCACCTCTTCCTTTCCACTGTCTCTCTGCTGGACTGATTGCATACACCACACTATTCCATATGATaccatattatattatatctaGATATTGTATTCAATGTTATATTGCAGTATTATACGACCTATTACGTTATATCATACACTAAGTTCTACTGTTTTATTGATGTATTCTACTATATATTAAATTATTctatactatattattacaGCACTGCTACTTATGTCATGTCTCATTTCCCTCACTATTCCATGTATAATATGTGGATGTTTAATTGATCTATGTAATGTATTCTTTATTAAAATTCTGCTACTCTATAATGTCATTTGTCTCCAAATGCTATAGTTTAGAGTTTCTATTATGTaccttattatttatttactcttTATACcattattatctgtatttatctATGTTGTTTCTATTGTACTGCTGCAACAACCAAATATCCCCACGGGGGAACAACACATGTgtatctatttgttttttcttaaatcacATGGCATGTGATTTAAGAAAAAATTACAATGACATTGTGGACGTACCGTGGTCAGGTCTGAGGAGGACTCTGGTTTGGAAACATTGTGGCTGTTGAAGAATATTGCTTCCCTatctgaaaaagagacaagaggAAAAGGTGAGGTTGAATTTGAAAGAGCTTCGACTTCACTTCGACATGCTTTGCCTGTGCAGccatctttctcctctctgacacTAGGTGGCAGCAGAACGTAACTGGTTACATAGAGTAATGAGGCAACCAGAGCTTTACCAAACAATTATGTACAATTACCGATTTCAACACCTGGTACAAAGACACCGACACCCAAAAACAACCCCTTCTGGCGTCTTTTAATCTTTAACCCACTCCGTCATAATGACATCATGTTGAGTGTTCACTATTTAACAATACAACATGGAAGTTGTTTGGCTAGGGCCTCAGATTTTCTTTAAAGCAGTGATAAATGCAACAGAATGAACTTCAGAATGTATTGCACCTTTTCTTTGTTATCACTGTAATGATTAACATTAGAGTGTTGGTTGGGAGGAAGAGGACTGGGGAGTGGAGGGGAACGTAAATTCCAtcactgtcaaaataaatatgcCCCTCGGCTTGTAATAATGAAGCGTTAGGCAGATGGGCTCGTTCATTCCCACTCTGAATGAACAAACCACAGTTTAACTCGACAGAAGTATGGGGAGGAAGGCTAGATGGGACAGAACATCTCTCACAGTTATTTTTAAGTTCTTTCCAAGCACAACCCCCTACCTCTCTTTATCTTCATACCTCTCTTTCATCCGGACTTACAAAACACGACGTGTAGCTCCATGCTGCAGAGCACAGAGATCTAAACGCTGTGCAGATGTAACACTGTGGTATGCTGCGTTATGTGTTTGGCAACGGCTGTGCTTTTCTG
It includes:
- the itpk1b gene encoding inositol-tetrakisphosphate 1-kinase isoform X2, which translates into the protein MQTFLKGRRVGYWLSEKKMKKLNFQAFADLCRKRGIEVVQLDLSQPLEEQGPLDVIIHKLTDLILEADQNDSQAVLLVQRVQDYIDAHPETIVLDPLPAIRTLLDRCKSYQLINRIESCMQDERICSPPFMVLNTECSPDVLEQIKRQGLTFPFICKTRVAHGTNSHEMAIIFSEEDLKDVKPPCVIQSFINHNAVLYKVFVVGDSYTVVERPSLKNFPAGPADREAIFFNSHNVSKPESSSDLTTFQPDHRAGLPRQLGGSAGLTSVDATSPSHHRTEQCADYYRLLKYLQEPAAHTEGSASPQEEQSALSLPAEGLVVVGPVQFFIDLNPKRENVESQPPSDDVIRELSRSLRQALGVSLFGIDVIINNQTGQHAVIDINAFPGYEGVPEFFNDLLNHITSVLQSHNADFTPASEQPKGLPVSTTVPNAAPPPPGCCSLLGKEASGSPWIVEGDGGLKGPRQRLGCNSAMSPNFQQHCVSTIATKASSQ